A portion of the Staphylococcus felis genome contains these proteins:
- a CDS encoding fructose-1,6-bisphosphatase has protein sequence MLEDELKKQYLDLLAEKYDSEEKVATEIINLESILELPKGTEHFVSDLHGEFHAFQHVLRNGSGNVKSKIHDIFGYRISEDEINELIALVYYPEDKLKLIKSNFNSKEERCIWYERTIPQLLEIITYTSSKYTRSKLRKALPQQYVFIIEELLYKSNKYNNKNSYYQNIMQQIIKLNQADKLIISLANTIQRLVVDHLHVVGDIYDRGPHPDKIMDTLIDYHSVDIQWGNHDVLWMGAYSGSKVCLANLLRICARYDNLDIIEDAYGINLRPLLTLAEKYYDDNPAFRPKKHPEKKPSESERLQITKIHQAIAMIQFKLEAPIIKRRPEFDMDERLLLDHVNYNDNTLNIDGTSYSLENTCFSTIDPKNPTALLDEEQEVIDRLLASVQESEKLRRHVDFLMKKGNLYLRYNGNLLIHGCIPVDENGEMEGMEIDGRFLSGCQLIDSFEDHVRYAYDHIEQQDDISTDLVWYLWTGKYSSLFGKRAMTTFERYFISDKATHKETKNPYYHLREDEEMVKKMLSEFSIDPEQGRIINGHTPVKERDGENPIKANGKMLVIDGGFSKAYQSTTGIAGYTLLYNSFGMQLVAHQQFNSKENVLKTGEDELSIRRVVDKELERKLIRDTNKGQDLQKEIELLKELMSYRYMK, from the coding sequence ATGCTTGAAGACGAACTCAAAAAACAATATTTAGATTTACTAGCAGAAAAGTATGATTCAGAAGAAAAAGTAGCGACTGAAATTATTAACCTTGAATCGATACTCGAACTTCCTAAAGGGACTGAACACTTTGTCAGTGACCTACACGGAGAGTTTCATGCGTTTCAACACGTGTTGCGAAACGGATCGGGTAACGTCAAATCTAAGATTCATGATATCTTCGGTTACCGCATTTCTGAAGATGAGATTAATGAACTGATTGCCCTTGTTTATTATCCTGAAGATAAGCTGAAACTGATTAAAAGTAATTTTAATAGTAAAGAAGAACGTTGTATATGGTATGAAAGAACCATCCCGCAATTACTGGAAATTATTACATATACTTCATCTAAATATACACGTTCGAAATTGCGTAAGGCATTACCACAACAGTATGTATTTATTATTGAGGAGCTATTATACAAAAGTAATAAATACAACAATAAGAACAGCTATTATCAAAATATCATGCAACAAATCATTAAATTGAACCAAGCTGATAAACTCATTATTAGTTTGGCGAATACCATTCAACGTCTTGTCGTTGATCATTTACACGTTGTTGGCGATATCTATGACCGTGGTCCACACCCTGATAAAATTATGGATACACTCATTGACTATCATTCTGTCGATATCCAATGGGGTAATCATGACGTTTTATGGATGGGTGCTTACTCTGGTTCGAAGGTTTGTTTAGCTAATTTACTACGGATTTGTGCACGCTACGACAATTTGGACATCATTGAAGATGCGTACGGAATCAATTTGCGTCCATTACTGACATTGGCTGAAAAATATTACGACGATAATCCAGCTTTCCGTCCCAAAAAACACCCTGAAAAAAAACCGTCAGAGTCTGAAAGGTTACAAATTACAAAAATTCATCAAGCTATTGCGATGATTCAATTCAAATTAGAAGCCCCTATCATTAAGCGACGACCAGAGTTTGATATGGATGAACGTTTATTGCTTGACCACGTCAATTATAATGACAATACATTAAATATTGATGGCACAAGCTATAGCCTTGAAAATACATGCTTTAGTACAATTGATCCGAAAAATCCTACCGCATTACTTGATGAAGAACAAGAAGTGATTGATCGACTCCTCGCTTCCGTTCAAGAGTCTGAGAAGCTACGACGCCATGTTGACTTTTTAATGAAAAAAGGAAATCTCTATTTACGCTATAATGGTAATCTTCTCATTCATGGTTGTATTCCTGTAGATGAAAATGGCGAAATGGAAGGAATGGAAATTGATGGTCGCTTTTTATCAGGTTGTCAATTGATCGATTCTTTTGAAGACCATGTTCGCTACGCCTACGACCACATTGAGCAACAAGACGATATTTCGACAGATTTAGTATGGTATTTATGGACTGGCAAATATTCATCATTATTCGGTAAACGTGCTATGACAACATTTGAACGATACTTTATTAGTGATAAAGCCACTCATAAAGAAACAAAAAATCCTTATTACCATCTGCGCGAAGATGAAGAAATGGTTAAAAAAATGTTGTCTGAATTTAGTATAGATCCTGAACAAGGGCGCATTATTAATGGGCATACACCCGTTAAAGAGCGAGATGGTGAAAATCCTATTAAAGCAAATGGTAAAATGCTTGTGATTGATGGTGGCTTTTCGAAAGCTTATCAATCAACGACAGGTATTGCTGGTTATACATTGTTATATAACTCATTTGGCATGCAACTTGTCGCGCATCAACAATTCAATTCAAAAGAAAATGTCTTAAAAACAGGTGAAGACGAACTTTCGATTCGACGTGTTGTCGATAAAGAGCTTGAACGTAAGTTAATTCGAGATACGAATAAAGGTCAAGATCTCCAAAAAGAAATTGAATTGCTTAAGGAGCTTATGTCATACCGTTATATGAAATAA
- a CDS encoding MFS transporter, producing the protein MSQKRTKVRWMFAGLFFLIGVIAYMDRSNISYIAGPMMEDLNLTKTQFGYLASFFALGYALMQVPSGILAEKFGPKKMLSIALLWWSAFTILTGVVKNHGLLFFVRFLFGVGEAPMYPSNAVFNTHWFSKNEKGRAASALLAGSYFGPVIAPFITIAIYNAFGWQAVFYIFGIIGFLIAILWAIIAKDLPEHHKMVNEAEKQFILANRDVVETEKSSAPWGVFFTRFSFYAIAAQYFIVQFVITLFLIWLPTYLMEEFNVDFITMSKIAGIPWLLMFILIMAGGAISDRILSAGKSRFVARASIAIFGFIVFGISLNFAVASNSLTANIFWMSLCLGGVGLSMVMSWASATDIGRNFSGTVSGWMNLWGNIGAMLSPVLAGFLAEKIGWDATLRSMLVLVIVAIFFWFFVKPDQPLIRKEAKS; encoded by the coding sequence ATGAGTCAAAAGAGAACAAAAGTACGTTGGATGTTCGCAGGGTTATTCTTTTTAATTGGGGTTATTGCATATATGGATCGTTCAAATATTTCGTATATAGCAGGTCCAATGATGGAAGATTTAAATTTAACCAAAACACAATTTGGTTATTTAGCATCATTTTTTGCGTTAGGTTATGCATTAATGCAAGTACCATCAGGTATTTTAGCAGAAAAGTTTGGACCTAAGAAAATGTTATCAATTGCTTTACTTTGGTGGAGTGCATTTACGATTTTAACTGGGGTAGTAAAAAATCACGGATTATTATTCTTTGTCCGTTTCTTGTTTGGTGTAGGTGAGGCACCAATGTATCCATCAAATGCAGTATTTAATACGCACTGGTTCAGTAAAAATGAAAAAGGACGTGCAGCTAGTGCACTACTCGCAGGTTCATATTTTGGGCCAGTTATTGCTCCATTTATTACGATTGCGATTTATAATGCATTCGGTTGGCAAGCGGTATTCTATATCTTTGGGATAATTGGATTTTTAATCGCTATTTTATGGGCAATTATAGCGAAAGATTTACCAGAACATCATAAAATGGTAAATGAGGCTGAAAAGCAGTTTATTTTGGCTAATCGTGATGTTGTAGAAACTGAAAAATCATCAGCACCATGGGGCGTATTCTTTACACGATTTAGCTTTTACGCAATTGCAGCACAATATTTTATCGTTCAATTTGTGATTACATTATTTTTAATTTGGTTACCAACATATCTTATGGAAGAATTTAATGTTGATTTTATCACAATGAGCAAAATTGCAGGTATACCATGGTTATTAATGTTTATTTTAATCATGGCAGGTGGCGCTATTTCAGATAGAATCCTAAGTGCAGGGAAATCTCGTTTTGTAGCGCGTGCATCGATTGCAATTTTTGGATTTATTGTATTTGGAATTTCACTAAATTTTGCAGTTGCGTCTAATAGTTTGACAGCCAATATTTTCTGGATGTCTTTATGTCTTGGTGGTGTTGGTCTTTCTATGGTTATGAGTTGGGCATCAGCAACAGATATTGGGCGTAATTTCTCAGGTACTGTTTCTGGTTGGATGAACCTTTGGGGGAATATTGGAGCAATGTTAAGTCCGGTACTAGCAGGTTTCTTAGCTGAAAAAATTGGTTGGGATGCGACACTACGTTCAATGCTCGTACTTGTAATTGTGGCTATATTCTTCTGGTTCTTCGTAAAGCCTGACCAACCATTAATTCGTAAAGAAGCGAAGTCATGA
- the srtA gene encoding class A sortase SrtA: MKNVSRVIMPLIGVILILGGLYLVLKPKIDAYFIHQDNEKKIEQYENSTNHNQNKKTALDIPQDKSKVVGILEVPSVGIKEPVYPGPATPEQLQRGVSFAEEDESLNDQNISIAGHTDYALNYQFTDMHKAKKGDKVTFTVGQDKRHYKITSIRDVDPYEVEVLDEMKKNKDQLTLITCDDYDEKTGTWLTRKIYVAEAV, translated from the coding sequence ATGAAAAATGTTTCACGTGTCATCATGCCATTAATCGGGGTGATATTGATACTTGGAGGACTGTATTTAGTGTTAAAACCTAAAATTGATGCGTATTTTATTCATCAGGATAATGAAAAAAAGATTGAGCAGTATGAGAATAGTACAAATCATAATCAAAATAAAAAGACGGCGCTGGATATACCTCAAGATAAATCTAAAGTAGTAGGTATATTAGAAGTACCGTCAGTCGGGATTAAAGAACCTGTTTATCCTGGACCCGCTACACCTGAACAACTACAGCGTGGTGTGAGTTTTGCTGAAGAGGATGAGTCTTTGAATGATCAAAATATTTCGATTGCAGGTCATACAGATTATGCGCTTAATTATCAATTTACAGATATGCATAAAGCTAAAAAAGGCGATAAGGTTACGTTTACAGTTGGACAAGACAAAAGACATTATAAAATTACATCAATTCGAGATGTTGATCCTTATGAAGTAGAAGTGCTTGATGAAATGAAAAAGAATAAAGATCAACTGACTTTAATTACTTGTGATGATTATGATGAGAAGACAGGGACATGGTTAACACGTAAAATTTATGTTGCTGAGGCAGTTTAA
- a CDS encoding glycerate kinase, with product MKTILIAPDSFKECMTAMEAANAIEKGWRRVFGDTMAYIKLPMADGGEGTFQALHDALSGHIVSLSVTGPFGEKVNAHYSLVHEAHTAIIEMAQASGLDLVAPSRRNPMQTTTFGTGEMVKHALDQGVKQIILGIGGSATNDGGVGFLQALGARVINQNEEEIGFGGGQLERIQQIDLSTLDERLRDIKIEVACDVDNPLLGENGATKVYGPQKGATREMVDKLEAGMTKYHSILSQTLGKEISKVPGAGAAGGLGAALIACTHTSLKRGIDIVLELTQFENHVKHCDLVITGEGRIDGQTLFGKTPMGVAQLAKRYQKPVIAVAGLLGSGFEQVVESNNIDAVFSISKGPTSLEKALEHGIKDLEMWAYQLARFYQLQL from the coding sequence GTGAAAACAATTCTAATTGCACCTGACTCTTTTAAAGAATGTATGACGGCTATGGAAGCGGCAAATGCGATTGAAAAAGGATGGCGACGTGTTTTTGGTGATACGATGGCTTACATTAAGTTACCGATGGCTGACGGGGGAGAAGGTACATTTCAAGCACTTCATGATGCATTATCAGGACATATCGTATCCTTATCTGTAACAGGACCGTTCGGGGAAAAAGTCAATGCTCATTATAGTTTAGTGCATGAGGCGCATACCGCTATTATTGAAATGGCTCAAGCATCAGGACTCGATTTAGTTGCCCCATCTAGGAGGAATCCGATGCAAACAACGACTTTTGGAACAGGAGAAATGGTAAAACATGCTTTAGATCAAGGTGTAAAACAGATTATTTTAGGTATAGGTGGGAGTGCTACAAATGATGGTGGCGTTGGTTTTTTACAAGCATTAGGAGCTAGAGTGATTAACCAAAATGAAGAAGAAATAGGTTTTGGTGGCGGGCAATTAGAGAGGATTCAACAGATTGATTTGTCTACACTTGATGAACGTTTGCGGGATATTAAGATTGAAGTGGCTTGTGATGTAGATAATCCTTTACTAGGTGAGAATGGTGCAACAAAAGTGTATGGTCCTCAAAAGGGTGCAACACGTGAAATGGTAGACAAGCTAGAAGCAGGAATGACGAAATATCATTCGATTTTATCCCAAACTTTAGGAAAAGAAATATCCAAAGTGCCTGGTGCCGGTGCAGCTGGTGGATTAGGAGCAGCATTGATAGCATGTACGCATACATCATTAAAACGAGGTATTGATATTGTACTAGAATTAACACAGTTTGAAAATCATGTTAAACATTGTGATCTCGTTATAACTGGTGAGGGTCGTATCGATGGTCAAACACTATTTGGTAAAACGCCAATGGGTGTGGCGCAGTTGGCAAAGCGATATCAAAAACCTGTTATTGCAGTAGCAGGTTTATTAGGTTCAGGATTTGAGCAAGTTGTAGAATCCAATAACATTGATGCGGTTTTTAGTATATCTAAAGGGCCAACATCGCTTGAAAAAGCGTTAGAGCATGGTATAAAAGATTTAGAAATGTGGGCTTATCAGTTGGCGCGCTTTTATCAATTACAACTTTAA
- a CDS encoding tubby C-terminal domain-like protein yields the protein MSRYYYRENFFNTSTKPIEIFNEQNTAVYQMALYYQSTVQKVRGILGHLKYNFNITDNQNIYSSEREKAYKSLVSSKWHIYKNEKRIGELRTVLSLRSKLVFKDQRGETLTFQSGFFSKSVKVYDGKKHLVMTTSSERFKIASRHDLHILESTHHDMLLILLFQVFYEYQEARRRAASSAST from the coding sequence TTGTCACGATATTATTACAGGGAAAACTTCTTTAATACGTCAACCAAGCCAATCGAAATTTTTAACGAACAAAATACAGCAGTTTATCAAATGGCATTATATTATCAATCAACAGTTCAAAAAGTACGGGGTATTCTCGGTCATCTCAAGTATAATTTTAATATTACAGACAATCAAAATATCTATTCTTCTGAGCGAGAAAAAGCATATAAATCTCTTGTCTCATCAAAATGGCATATTTACAAGAACGAAAAGAGAATAGGGGAATTACGAACAGTTTTAAGTTTACGTTCAAAATTAGTGTTTAAAGATCAAAGAGGCGAAACTTTAACGTTTCAATCGGGTTTTTTCTCTAAAAGTGTTAAAGTCTATGATGGAAAGAAACACCTCGTCATGACAACTTCTTCTGAACGATTTAAAATTGCATCACGACACGATTTACACATTTTAGAGTCAACGCATCATGATATGCTACTCATTTTATTGTTTCAAGTTTTTTATGAATATCAGGAGGCGAGACGGCGTGCAGCATCTTCAGCATCCACATAA
- the scdA gene encoding iron-sulfur cluster repair di-iron protein ScdA, translating to MIQKNDKVADVVTKYPKTADIFRQYGIDFCCGGQIEISKAIDTNKKIDLSTLLSELESASLVQSEGIDLQYLTIPSLIQYIQSRYHQTLIEEFNQLTPYITKLARVHGSNYPYLQELKKIYQIFKEAMLIHTTEEDHESFPKLIQAHKGEQVDDLNKVIESLVEDHEGAGALLSKMRELTNDYEPPVEACGTWRLVYQRLEVLEKETHQHVHLENNVLFPKLIS from the coding sequence ATGATACAAAAAAATGATAAGGTCGCTGATGTTGTTACTAAGTATCCTAAAACCGCTGATATTTTCCGACAGTACGGTATTGATTTTTGTTGCGGTGGCCAAATCGAAATATCAAAAGCCATTGATACCAATAAAAAAATAGACTTGAGTACTTTATTATCTGAACTTGAATCTGCATCACTCGTTCAAAGTGAAGGTATAGATCTTCAATACTTAACCATTCCTTCGCTGATTCAATATATTCAATCCAGATATCATCAAACATTAATAGAAGAGTTCAATCAACTAACGCCTTATATTACAAAGTTAGCACGTGTACATGGCTCCAATTATCCATACCTCCAAGAACTAAAAAAGATATATCAAATATTTAAGGAAGCAATGTTAATCCACACAACAGAAGAAGATCATGAATCTTTTCCAAAATTAATTCAAGCTCACAAAGGTGAACAAGTCGATGATTTAAATAAAGTGATTGAATCTTTAGTCGAAGATCATGAAGGTGCAGGAGCGCTTTTATCCAAAATGCGAGAATTAACAAATGATTACGAACCACCTGTAGAAGCTTGTGGAACATGGCGTCTCGTTTATCAGCGTTTAGAAGTCCTTGAAAAAGAAACTCATCAACATGTCCACCTTGAAAATAACGTGCTCTTTCCTAAACTCATTTCGTAA
- a CDS encoding Glu/Leu/Phe/Val family dehydrogenase — protein sequence MIFEKMEQHDYEQLVFCHDKTSGLKAIICIHDTTLGPALGGCRFWNYDSEEEAIVDVMRLAKGMTYKNAAAGLNLGGAKTVVIGDPKKDKSEAFFRALGRYINSLDGRYITAEDVGTTVEDMDMIYQETPHVCGVSESYGSSGNPSPMTALGVYYAMKRAAKEAYGDDSLEGKTVAVQGVGNVAYHMCKYLHEEGAKLIVSDINEEAVQRAVDDFGAKAVDVDDIYSVEADIFAPCALGGVLNDETIPSLKVKVVCGSANNQLLDEDKHGQMLKERDIMYAPDFVVNSGGVINVSDELQGYNRERATKKVKAVYDQMDKIFEIAKAEDILPLQAAERLAENRIEAMMRVHSKFSSKPNNQIKR from the coding sequence ATGATTTTTGAGAAAATGGAACAACATGACTATGAGCAATTGGTATTTTGTCATGATAAGACAAGTGGTTTAAAAGCAATTATTTGTATTCATGACACAACACTTGGTCCAGCACTTGGTGGATGTCGTTTTTGGAATTATGATTCTGAAGAGGAAGCTATTGTCGATGTTATGCGCCTAGCAAAAGGAATGACATATAAAAATGCGGCGGCTGGTCTTAACTTAGGTGGCGCTAAAACAGTAGTCATTGGAGATCCTAAAAAAGATAAGTCAGAAGCATTCTTCAGAGCATTAGGGAGATACATTAATAGTTTAGACGGACGTTACATTACAGCAGAAGATGTCGGCACGACAGTAGAAGATATGGATATGATATATCAAGAAACACCTCATGTGTGTGGTGTGAGTGAGTCATATGGTTCAAGCGGTAATCCAAGCCCAATGACAGCATTAGGCGTCTATTACGCAATGAAACGTGCAGCCAAAGAAGCTTATGGTGACGACAGTCTTGAAGGTAAAACAGTCGCAGTTCAGGGTGTTGGTAATGTAGCCTATCACATGTGCAAATATTTACATGAAGAAGGCGCAAAGTTGATTGTCTCTGATATTAATGAAGAGGCGGTTCAACGTGCGGTAGATGATTTTGGGGCCAAAGCAGTTGATGTGGATGATATTTATAGTGTTGAGGCAGATATTTTTGCACCGTGTGCACTAGGCGGTGTCTTGAATGATGAAACGATTCCATCTTTAAAAGTTAAAGTGGTATGTGGTAGTGCCAATAACCAGCTTTTAGATGAAGACAAACATGGTCAAATGTTAAAAGAACGCGATATTATGTATGCACCAGACTTTGTTGTTAATAGCGGTGGTGTGATCAATGTATCAGATGAATTACAAGGTTATAATCGTGAACGTGCGACCAAAAAAGTGAAAGCAGTCTATGATCAGATGGATAAGATTTTCGAAATTGCGAAAGCTGAAGACATCTTACCACTTCAAGCAGCAGAACGTTTAGCAGAAAATCGCATTGAAGCTATGATGCGTGTGCATAGCAAATTTTCTTCAAAGCCAAATAATCAAATCAAACGATAA
- a CDS encoding PTS transporter subunit IIC: MSSEQTHMTLKTFIFNVLNGLAIAIIVGLIPNAVLGGLFAYLSQYASIFNTLHQVVLGIQYTLPVIVGVLIALQFKLNPMSIAIVGAASFVGSGAAKVTDVGWQIVGIGDLINTMLTAAIAVLLVLWLDGKLGSLNIILLPILVGGIPGLIGTLTLPYVSQITLAIGEVVNTFTNLQPVLMCILIAVLFSFIIISPVSTIAVGLAIGISGLAAGAAAIGVATTAIVLFIGTVRVNKIGVPIAILLGAMKMMMPNAIRYPIILLPIGLTAAITGAVGAIVGIAGTKETAGFGLVGLVGPIKAFEIMGSGLVNIGLVLFVYIIVPLVSGLIINYLLSRVFKLYSLDIFKFTANQ, translated from the coding sequence ATGTCATCAGAGCAAACACACATGACTTTAAAAACATTTATCTTTAACGTATTAAATGGGTTAGCTATTGCGATTATTGTAGGACTTATTCCTAATGCTGTTTTAGGAGGTCTTTTCGCATATCTAAGCCAATACGCATCTATTTTTAATACACTGCATCAAGTTGTCTTAGGCATTCAATATACACTTCCAGTCATTGTCGGCGTACTCATCGCCTTGCAATTTAAACTGAATCCGATGAGTATCGCTATTGTCGGTGCAGCATCTTTCGTAGGATCTGGTGCGGCAAAAGTGACTGATGTAGGTTGGCAAATTGTTGGTATTGGAGACTTGATTAATACGATGCTTACAGCCGCTATTGCCGTCTTGCTCGTATTATGGCTAGATGGTAAGCTAGGCAGCTTAAACATTATCTTACTCCCAATATTAGTAGGAGGCATTCCAGGTCTTATAGGTACACTGACATTACCATACGTCAGTCAAATTACACTTGCTATCGGTGAAGTCGTTAACACCTTTACGAATTTACAACCGGTTCTAATGTGTATTTTGATAGCTGTATTGTTTTCATTTATTATTATTTCACCAGTATCTACAATCGCAGTCGGTTTAGCTATCGGAATCTCTGGACTTGCTGCTGGTGCTGCTGCTATTGGTGTTGCCACAACAGCGATAGTCCTATTTATTGGAACAGTACGCGTGAATAAAATAGGCGTGCCTATAGCCATATTACTCGGTGCAATGAAAATGATGATGCCTAACGCTATACGCTATCCTATTATTTTATTACCCATCGGTCTTACTGCAGCAATCACAGGCGCAGTGGGTGCTATCGTAGGTATAGCCGGAACTAAAGAAACTGCAGGATTTGGCTTAGTTGGTCTCGTAGGCCCTATCAAAGCTTTCGAAATAATGGGATCAGGATTGGTGAATATAGGACTTGTTCTATTCGTCTATATCATTGTACCTCTCGTTAGTGGATTGATTATCAATTACCTTTTATCACGTGTTTTTAAGTTATATAGCTTAGACATTTTTAAATTCACTGCAAATCAATAA
- the pflA gene encoding pyruvate formate-lyase-activating protein: protein MQGHIHSVESLGTVDGPGLRYIIFTQGCLLRCLYCHNPDTWKVNAPSRVATVDELVSEIIPYRPYFEASGGGVTMSGGEPLLQMPFVTALFKKLKSHGIHTCIDTSLGCANDTDAFRRHFDELLPYTDLMMVDIKHIHNEKHKKLTGRPNTHILNYIRYLAEKEQPIWIRHVLVPGLTDAPEDLRALGDFINQFSNVVKFELLPYHQLGVHKWEALGINYQLENITPPNDEDVEKAYALVGFKGHTPLTPV from the coding sequence ATGCAAGGACACATTCATTCTGTTGAAAGTTTAGGTACAGTAGATGGACCAGGTCTACGTTATATTATTTTCACGCAAGGGTGCTTATTGCGCTGCTTATACTGTCATAACCCCGACACATGGAAAGTAAACGCACCCTCACGTGTAGCAACAGTGGATGAACTTGTATCCGAAATCATCCCTTATCGCCCATATTTTGAAGCATCAGGGGGCGGTGTCACAATGAGTGGTGGAGAGCCATTATTACAAATGCCATTTGTTACCGCCCTTTTTAAAAAATTAAAAAGCCATGGTATTCATACTTGTATCGATACATCACTCGGCTGTGCTAATGATACAGACGCATTCAGACGCCATTTTGATGAATTATTGCCTTATACAGACTTAATGATGGTCGATATCAAACATATTCATAATGAAAAACACAAAAAATTAACGGGCCGACCGAATACGCATATTTTAAATTATATTCGATACCTTGCAGAAAAAGAGCAACCTATTTGGATTCGTCACGTCCTTGTACCAGGTCTCACAGACGCCCCAGAAGACTTGCGTGCATTAGGTGACTTTATCAATCAATTCAGTAACGTCGTTAAATTTGAGTTATTGCCCTATCATCAACTCGGCGTACACAAATGGGAAGCACTTGGCATTAATTATCAACTCGAAAATATTACCCCTCCTAATGACGAAGATGTAGAAAAAGCGTATGCGTTAGTCGGTTTTAAAGGCCACACACCATTAACGCCCGTATGA